In Paraburkholderia flava, one genomic interval encodes:
- the ftsH gene encoding ATP-dependent zinc metalloprotease FtsH, giving the protein MNNNMFSKAAVWLVIALVLFTVFKQFDKPRVQEGVSYSQFMDDAKNGKVKSVTVQGRSLTVTPAEGQKYQIVSPGDIWMVGDLMKYGVQVSGKADEEPSLLVSALTYLGPTILLIGFWFYMMRQMQGGGKGGAFSFGKSRARLIDENNNAINFTDVAGCDEAKEEVSELVDFLRDPQKFQKLGGRIPRGVLLVGPPGTGKTLLARAIAGEAKVPFFSISGSDFVEMFVGVGAARVRDMFEQAKKHAPCIVFIDEIDAVGRHRGAGMGGGNDEREQTLNQMLVEMDGFEANSGVIVIAATNRSDVLDKALLRPGRFDRQVYVGLPDIRGREHIMKVHLRKVPISNDVDAAVIARGTPGFSGADLANLVNEAALFAARRGKRIVEMTDFEDAKDKIFMGPERKSAVIREESKRATAYHESGHAVIAKLLPKADPVHKVTIIPRGRALGVTWQLPEHDNETYSKDYLLDRLAILFGGRAAEEVFLNLLSTGASDDFNKATTTARAMVARFGMTDALGPMVYVDDENDASPFGRGFTRTISEATQQKVDAEIRRVLDEQYHLARRLLEENRDKVEAMTAALMEWETIDADQINDIMDGRPPRSPKTSSSTPPAGDAPSGGSTGTEVKSGSATAPA; this is encoded by the coding sequence TTGAACAACAACATGTTTTCGAAGGCAGCAGTGTGGCTGGTTATCGCACTGGTGCTGTTTACGGTGTTCAAGCAATTTGACAAGCCCCGTGTCCAGGAAGGCGTTTCGTATTCGCAATTCATGGACGACGCGAAGAACGGCAAGGTCAAGAGCGTCACCGTTCAGGGGCGGAGTCTCACCGTCACTCCCGCTGAAGGCCAGAAGTACCAGATCGTGTCGCCGGGCGACATCTGGATGGTCGGCGACCTGATGAAGTACGGCGTGCAGGTCAGCGGCAAGGCTGATGAAGAACCGAGCCTGCTGGTTTCCGCACTGACCTACCTCGGGCCGACCATTCTGCTCATCGGGTTCTGGTTCTACATGATGCGACAGATGCAGGGGGGCGGGAAAGGCGGCGCGTTCTCGTTCGGCAAATCCCGCGCACGTCTGATCGACGAAAACAACAACGCCATCAATTTCACCGACGTCGCCGGTTGCGACGAAGCCAAGGAAGAAGTGTCCGAACTGGTCGACTTCCTCCGCGATCCGCAAAAATTCCAGAAGCTCGGCGGCCGCATTCCGCGCGGCGTGCTGCTGGTCGGCCCTCCGGGAACCGGCAAGACGCTGCTCGCCCGCGCGATCGCGGGTGAAGCGAAGGTGCCGTTCTTCAGCATCTCGGGTTCCGATTTCGTCGAAATGTTCGTCGGCGTGGGCGCGGCCCGCGTGCGCGACATGTTCGAACAGGCGAAGAAGCACGCACCGTGCATCGTGTTCATCGACGAAATCGACGCGGTCGGCCGTCATCGTGGCGCCGGCATGGGCGGCGGCAACGACGAACGCGAGCAGACGCTGAACCAGATGCTCGTCGAGATGGATGGCTTCGAAGCGAATTCCGGCGTGATCGTGATCGCCGCGACCAACCGTTCGGACGTGCTCGACAAGGCGCTGCTGCGCCCGGGTCGTTTCGACCGTCAGGTCTACGTCGGTCTGCCGGATATCCGCGGCCGCGAACACATCATGAAGGTGCATCTGCGCAAGGTGCCGATTTCGAACGACGTCGATGCAGCCGTGATCGCACGCGGCACGCCGGGTTTCTCGGGCGCGGACCTCGCGAACCTCGTGAACGAAGCGGCATTGTTCGCGGCCCGCCGTGGCAAACGCATCGTTGAAATGACGGATTTCGAAGACGCGAAGGACAAGATCTTCATGGGTCCGGAGCGCAAGTCGGCTGTGATCCGCGAAGAATCGAAGCGTGCGACGGCGTACCACGAGTCGGGCCACGCGGTGATCGCGAAGCTGTTGCCGAAGGCTGACCCGGTGCATAAGGTCACGATCATCCCGCGCGGTCGCGCGCTGGGCGTGACCTGGCAGCTGCCGGAGCACGACAACGAAACGTATTCGAAGGACTACCTGCTTGACCGTCTCGCCATTCTGTTCGGCGGTCGTGCTGCGGAAGAAGTGTTCCTGAACCTGCTCAGCACTGGCGCATCGGACGACTTCAACAAGGCGACCACCACCGCCCGTGCAATGGTTGCGCGTTTCGGCATGACCGATGCGCTTGGACCGATGGTCTACGTCGACGACGAGAACGATGCGTCGCCGTTCGGCCGCGGTTTCACGCGGACGATTTCCGAAGCGACGCAGCAGAAGGTCGATGCTGAAATCCGCCGCGTGCTCGACGAGCAGTATCACCTCGCGCGTCGTTTGCTCGAAGAGAACCGCGACAAGGTCGAAGCGATGACCGCCGCGCTGATGGAGTGGGAAACGATCGACGCCGATCAGATCAACGACATCATGGACGGTCGTCCGCCGCGCTCGCCGAAGACCAGTTCGAGCACGCCGCCGGCTGGCGATGCACCGTCGGGTGGCAGCACGGGAACCGAAGTCAAGTCAGGTAGCGCTACCGCACCGGCCTGA
- the folP gene encoding dihydropteroate synthase, whose product MSNAASSSSAVPGPLQCGRFTLSFERPLVMGILNVTPDSFSDGGRYVARDEALRQAERMMLDGADLLDIGGESTRPGAPPVPLDEELERVVPLVEALRGANVPLSIDTYKPDVMREALAAGADMINDVWGFRMSGAIDAVRDSACGLCVMHMLGEPRTMQLGEPAYEDVVTDVRDFLEARVTALREAGVAQARISVDPGFGFGKTVIEQNYALLARLTQTAPRTTPPMPVLAGMSRKSMLGAVTGRAAGERLAASVAAAVCAAERGAAIIRVHDVAQTVDALKVWSAMCDAAHRG is encoded by the coding sequence GTGTCCAACGCCGCTTCATCGTCTTCTGCCGTTCCGGGTCCGCTGCAATGCGGACGCTTCACGCTGTCGTTCGAACGCCCGCTCGTGATGGGCATCCTGAACGTCACGCCCGATTCGTTTTCCGACGGCGGCCGCTATGTTGCGCGCGACGAAGCGCTGCGGCAGGCCGAGCGGATGATGCTCGACGGCGCGGATCTGCTGGACATCGGCGGTGAGTCGACGCGGCCCGGTGCGCCGCCGGTTCCGCTCGACGAAGAACTCGAACGCGTCGTGCCGCTCGTCGAGGCATTGCGTGGCGCGAACGTGCCGCTGTCGATCGATACCTACAAGCCCGACGTGATGCGCGAAGCGCTTGCGGCCGGCGCGGACATGATCAACGACGTGTGGGGCTTCCGGATGTCCGGCGCGATCGACGCCGTGCGCGACAGCGCATGCGGCCTGTGCGTGATGCACATGCTGGGCGAGCCGCGCACGATGCAGCTGGGCGAGCCCGCCTACGAAGACGTGGTAACCGACGTACGCGACTTTCTCGAGGCGCGCGTCACGGCGCTGCGCGAGGCCGGCGTCGCGCAGGCTCGCATCAGCGTCGACCCGGGCTTCGGTTTCGGCAAGACGGTCATCGAACAGAATTACGCATTGCTCGCGCGTCTCACGCAGACCGCGCCGCGCACGACTCCGCCGATGCCGGTGCTCGCCGGGATGTCGCGCAAATCGATGCTAGGTGCCGTCACGGGCCGCGCTGCCGGCGAGCGGCTCGCGGCGAGCGTCGCCGCTGCGGTGTGCGCGGCCGAGCGAGGCGCGGCGATCATCCGTGTGCACGATGTTGCGCAGACCGTCGACGCGTTGAAAGTCTGGAGCGCGATGTGCGACGCGGCGCATCGCGGCTGA